The Euwallacea fornicatus isolate EFF26 chromosome 5, ASM4011564v1, whole genome shotgun sequence genome includes the window GACTGGGGCACTCAGTTTGGATTCATTAAAGTGGGTATAGAGAGTTTGAATTATGATCTCGATGCTCTGAAATCTGACCCTGTAAAGATGTTGTATCAATCCTATGTTCATGCTAATAAATTGGCTGAGGATGATCCAAGAGTGTTGGAAAAGGCCAAGGCTGAATTTCTGAAACTGGAGAATGGCTTGGTGGAGGATTTGGAGTCCTGGCATAAAATTCTTCAGTTTACAAAAGAGGAACTGTCACAGGCCTATAGTAGACTGGGAGTGACCTTTGATGAGTACAATTATGAGTCCATGTATGGGTCTAAGGATATTGGTCATGTTATAGAAGTGTTGAGGAACAAACAAATATTGAGGAAGCTAAATGATGGGAAAGAGGTAAGTTTGTGTGTAGTCTAAGAGGTTAGACTTTAAATTGGTAAAAGGTGGCAGATGTAGGTGATCGAACAGTCTCACTCATAAAAAGTGATGGAACCACATTGTACCTAACTCGAGATATAGCTGCAGCAATTGATCGATATAACAAATTCAAGTTTGACAAAATGTATTATGTGGTTGAAAATGGGCAAAGTGATCACTTCAATGCTCTAAAGAGCATTATCAACAAAATGGATCTACCATGGTCTGACAACATAATACATGTTAAATTTGGTAGGATTGGAGGTATGAGCACTAGGAAAGGAACTGCCATCTTTCTTAAGGACATCTTGAATGAGTGCCAAGAGATGGTGGTGAAGAGGCAAATTGAGTCTCCTAGTAAGTGGATTATTCTCTATGaactctaaaataaaaataaattgtttttaagccACCAAAGTGCCAATAAGTGATGAGGAAACCTCTGACATCTTGGGAGTGAGCTGTGTCATAATAAATGACTTGAAGCAGCGGAGACAGAAGGACTATGAGTTCAGCTGGGACCGAGTTCTGCAAGTGCTCAAACCatctaaaaagtaaaaacctGCGTTTGACAGGAAATTCTTTTAGGTTAAGGGTGACACTGGCGTGAAACTCCAATATACCCACTGTCGACTTCACAGTTTAGAACAAAACTTCGGGGGAAAGCCTGCGGAACTGTGCAACGCggagattttgaaggaagATGAGGTAACGATATTGCTCAAAGAGATGGCGAGGTTCCAGGAAGTGTTACATATGGCTAATGAGCAACTAGAGGCTTGCGTTTTGGTGATTTATCTATTCAACTTATGGTTCGTTTCCACGAGT containing:
- the ArgRS-m gene encoding probable arginine--tRNA ligase, mitochondrial isoform X2: MSTKLKLYVGRKIIDSLGKSTKYSPVQLQNLIRVGNPEEKGKVDLTLPLNILETDLGITNINHILKIQPDEIIRSVNLVHDRANRKISFEVDRGVFMKDVIENCFCPDLNFKPKNIVIEYSSPNVAKPFHFGHLRSTIIGNFLSNVNAFMKNKVTRLNYLGDWGTQFGFIKVGIESLNYDLDALKSDPVKMLYQSYVHANKLAEDDPRVLEKAKAEFLKLENGLVEDLESWHKILQFTKEELSQAYSRLGVTFDEYNYESMYGSKDIGHVIEVLRNKQILRKLNDGKEVADVGDRTVSLIKSDGTTLYLTRDIAAAIDRYNKFKFDKMYYVVENGQSDHFNALKSIINKMDLPWSDNIIHVKFGRIGGMSTRKGTAIFLKDILNECQEMVVKRQIESPTTKVPISDEETSDILGVSCVIINDLKQRRQKDYEFSWDRVLQVKGDTGVKLQYTHCRLHSLEQNFGGKPAELCNAEILKEDEVTILLKEMARFQEVLHMANEQLEACVLVIYLFNL
- the ArgRS-m gene encoding probable arginine--tRNA ligase, mitochondrial isoform X1; this encodes MSTKLKLYVGRKIIDSLGKSTKYSPVQLQNLIRVGNPEEKGKVDLTLPLNILETDLGITNINHILKIQPDEIIRSVNLVHDRANRKISFEVDRGVFMKDVIENCFCPDLNFKPKNIVIEYSSPNVAKPFHFGHLRSTIIGNFLSNVNAFMKNKVTRLNYLGDWGTQFGFIKVGIESLNYDLDALKSDPVKMLYQSYVHANKLAEDDPRVLEKAKAEFLKLENGLVEDLESWHKILQFTKEELSQAYSRLGVTFDEYNYESMYGSKDIGHVIEVLRNKQILRKLNDGKEVADVGDRTVSLIKSDGTTLYLTRDIAAAIDRYNKFKFDKMYYVVENGQSDHFNALKSIINKMDLPWSDNIIHVKFGRIGGMSTRKGTAIFLKDILNECQEMVVKRQIESPTTKVPISDEETSDILGVSCVIINDLKQRRQKDYEFSWDRVLQVKGDTGVKLQYTHCRLHSLEQNFGGKPAELCNAEILKEDEVTILLKEMARFQEVLHMANEQLEACVLVIYLFNLCNHVNKALKYLKVKGTDPEIAAQRLLLFNTAREVLKNGMTVLGLKPLNKM